Sequence from the Fusobacterium sp. IOR10 genome:
TAGATAATTTTTTAGACCAAATATTTTCTTTGTTAATCAACAAAGGTTCTTCAATAAAATTAATATTTTTAGGTATTTCAAAATCATCCTCAATTGTTTTAAATTCACAATTTTTTATATTTTTTTTATTTAAAACTAAGCTTTTATCAATATATTCTTTCAATTGATAATCTAAGAATATATAAAAATCATATCCATTTTCTATTTTTTCAGAAGTTTCAATATAATTTTTTATTTTTTCTTTCTTAAAAAAATTATTTTTAGTAACTAATAGAGCTTTTTTTCCTATACTTTTGTAGTACAAAGATATTGTTTTAATCAATACCCCTATCCCTCTGTTATTTTTATAAATTCCTAAAATATTTTCTTTTTCCTTAAATATTCCCTTTAATATTTTCTTTTGAAAAGAATTATACTCTAGTTCTCCTATTAAATAATTTTTTATTTCTTTAAATATTTCCCCATCTTTTATTTTATAGGTTTCAAAATTATAATCTCTATCTATTTCCACATACACATTAAAATTGTCATCTGTACCAACTATTTTAATCAATGAAAGTTTAAAATTATATCCAAAATATTCCTTTGATTTTATTAAAATATAAGAAATTGCCTCATCTAACTCTCCAACAGTAACTTTTCTATCTGTTACATAAACTTTTCCATCACTATAAATTATATTAAGTTTACTACCTATCTCTTTTCTTGTATAAAAAACTGTCTTTATTGGAAATTTAGTGTCATATATTTCAAAATTTTTAATAGCCTCCATATTTAAATATTCATTACTATCAACTGATTTTTTAACATCCTCAATAAATATTTTATATTGATACCTATTTTTGTATCTCTCCATTTTTAATTTAAAAGCTATATCTAAAAGATAACTTTCTCCTATGAAATTATACATGTCCCCTGCACCAAACCAAACGCAATTTTTTATTTCTACGTCATTTTTCACTAAATTAAGCATTAAATGATTTTTCTCTTTTCCTATTTTTCTTAAATTTAAATAGCTACAATTCTCAATGGAAAATAAAGGTGTGGAATTTCCAAATCCAAAAGGCTCCAATAGGGATAATTCCTCTAAAAAATCATAAGATATCTTGTGAACACCTATTTTTTGATCTATTTTTATTGGTTTTAATAAATATTTATCCCCTAAGTTTTCATGAACATGGGCATCTAATTTCTCTTTAAATATATTTATTTTAGAAATTTCTATTGTAAGTCCTGCTGCTCCAGCATGCCCACCATATTTCACAAATAATTCTTTCATTGAATTTAAAGCTTGAATAATACTAAAACCTTCTATACTTCTACAAGAACCTACAGCTATTCCCTCTTCTTTTTTTATGTTTAATATTACTGTTGGTTTATAATATTTGTCAACAATTTTTGAAGCAACTATTCCAATAACACCACTATGAAAGTCTTCATGTGCAACTACTATTGAGCTATTTTCATAAAGCTTTTTATTTTCTATTTCATATTCCACTTTAGATAAAATACTCTCTTGCACTTCTTTCCTTTCCTTATTTTTATTTAATAAATCATAGGAAATAATATCACATTCTTTATTATCGTTACTTATTAATAACTCAACACTTTTTTTTGCATCTTCTAATCTTCCTGCTGCATTAAATATAGGAGCTATTCTAAAACCAATATCATAGGTATTGTATTCTCTAGTTCCACTATTCTCATAAAGTTTTCTCAATAAAAATTTCAACCCATTCCATTTGGTTTTACCTAAAATTTTTAGTCCATTTTTTACAATTATTCTATTATCTTCAACTAAGGGAACAATATCTGCAACTGTTCCTATTGCAACAAGATCAATATACTTATATACATATGCTTCCATATCTAATCTTCTATATAGTGCTAAAAGCATCATAAAAGCAGTGCCTACCCCTGCTAATTTATCAAAAGAAAATTCATTTTCCTTTCTTTTACAATTAATTACAGCTAAAGCCCTTGGTAATTCCCCATTAATTTCATGATGGTCAGTGATAATTACATTCATTCCTATTTTATTTGCATACTCTATTTCTTCAATGGAAGATATACCACAATCAACTGTTATAATTAAATCTGCTCCATTGTCCTTAATTTCTTTTATAGCTTTTTTATTAAGTCCATATCCTTCATCCCTAAGGGGAATATAATAATCCACTTGTATTCCCAGCTCTTTAAAAGCTAAAACTAATATTGTTGTTGAAGTAACTCCATCAACATCGTAATCTCCATATATACAAATTCTTTTATTTTCTTTTTTTAATTTTAAAATTATATTTATACTTTCTTCCATATCTTTAAGAGTAAATGGATCTCTTAAATCTTTTAAATGTGGATTTAAAAATTTTTCAATATTCTCCTCTCCAAAAACTCCTCTCTCTTCTAAAATGGAAAGAATATTTTTACTATACTTGTCATTTATATATTCATTATTTTTTTCCTTATATATCCATCTTGTATTCCTCATAATATTCCTCCTTTTTTCATTCTATATTATACACTAAATTATTTAAAAATATTAATAATTTTAATCTTCAATTATTTTTTTAACATTAACTTAACTATTCTAGATGAATTATTAGCTGCTATTATTTTAAATTCAGGATAATTCATAATAAACTATTCTTCCTACCTTAATTTCTTTTTCATCATTTCTCCATTTTTATTTTTTTTAATTCAGCTTTTTTATTTCTTAATTTTTTATTAATTTTTTGCTTTATATATACTTTCATTGTAAAATTAAATTAATAAATAGGGAGGTGTTATTTTTGAAATTATTAATCGTTGACGATGATAAAGATATCTTAAATATG
This genomic interval carries:
- the recJ gene encoding single-stranded-DNA-specific exonuclease RecJ, which produces MRNTRWIYKEKNNEYINDKYSKNILSILEERGVFGEENIEKFLNPHLKDLRDPFTLKDMEESINIILKLKKENKRICIYGDYDVDGVTSTTILVLAFKELGIQVDYYIPLRDEGYGLNKKAIKEIKDNGADLIITVDCGISSIEEIEYANKIGMNVIITDHHEINGELPRALAVINCKRKENEFSFDKLAGVGTAFMMLLALYRRLDMEAYVYKYIDLVAIGTVADIVPLVEDNRIIVKNGLKILGKTKWNGLKFLLRKLYENSGTREYNTYDIGFRIAPIFNAAGRLEDAKKSVELLISNDNKECDIISYDLLNKNKERKEVQESILSKVEYEIENKKLYENSSIVVAHEDFHSGVIGIVASKIVDKYYKPTVILNIKKEEGIAVGSCRSIEGFSIIQALNSMKELFVKYGGHAGAAGLTIEISKINIFKEKLDAHVHENLGDKYLLKPIKIDQKIGVHKISYDFLEELSLLEPFGFGNSTPLFSIENCSYLNLRKIGKEKNHLMLNLVKNDVEIKNCVWFGAGDMYNFIGESYLLDIAFKLKMERYKNRYQYKIFIEDVKKSVDSNEYLNMEAIKNFEIYDTKFPIKTVFYTRKEIGSKLNIIYSDGKVYVTDRKVTVGELDEAISYILIKSKEYFGYNFKLSLIKIVGTDDNFNVYVEIDRDYNFETYKIKDGEIFKEIKNYLIGELEYNSFQKKILKGIFKEKENILGIYKNNRGIGVLIKTISLYYKSIGKKALLVTKNNFFKKEKIKNYIETSEKIENGYDFYIFLDYQLKEYIDKSLVLNKKNIKNCEFKTIEDDFEIPKNINFIEEPLLINKENIWSKKLSINEKCSTLKKIKNGKEIFATENIKVLF